In the genome of Oncorhynchus nerka isolate Pitt River linkage group LG27, Oner_Uvic_2.0, whole genome shotgun sequence, the window CGATTGAGCCATGCCTCCCCCGGAGGTATCCTGGAGACGCGGGGGGGATAGGATGCACAGAGGCCCGTCAACGCTGTGAGGAGGACACCGGCTGCCACTCCTCCCTGACAGCCTACTTGTCTTACTGTGGGCAACTCTTCAATGGCAGGAAATGCTCCTCCAGGTGCAAGGCCACAATACAACAGATGctattcatcccaaatggcatgctACTAAACCAGTGTGTGTGCGACGGGGTGGAAAGGCCGTTCTGTGAGGTAGTCAAGGAGAACATGAGCAAACTTTGCCAGATTGGAGACCACAGTGTTATTTCAGACCAGGCAGATATGGACGATATGTATGAGGATGAAGACTATGATTCGAAAACAGAGGAGATATATCCTCCTGACTCAAATTCTAGTTCCTCGCAGCTGTCGAGCTATATGACCTTATTATGCATCACTCTCGCACGGATATTCTTTTGAGAATGAATGTGACCTCTTGTTGTGACCTCTCAgttggacagacaggacagtctgCTCGGGGACGGGTCCAATCTAATGAGCACGTGGGTTTGATGTAGCG includes:
- the LOC115112466 gene encoding growth arrest-specific protein 1-like produces the protein MKSWCSALALFSSVLLALDAQLICWQALLRCHEEADCELAYSQYLAACEGNIRGTRRQCPSHCINALIRLNHTRNGPYLERCDCGQDMECRDAKRAIEPCLPRRYPGDAGGIGCTEARQRCEEDTGCHSSLTAYLSYCGQLFNGRKCSSRCKATIQQMLFIPNGMLLNQCVCDGVERPFCEVVKENMSKLCQIGDHSVISDQADMDDMYEDEDYDSKTEEIYPPDSNSSSSQLSSYMTLLCITLARIFF